The Wansuia hejianensis genomic interval ACGGTGGAGATGCGACCATCAATCCGCACTTTGACCTCTGCTCCAAAGAGATCAATCTGGTAGGAAGCTGGGTATACACTCTGAGAGATTATGCGACTACCTTTGATTTCCTGAAGCGGGCGAAAGCAATTGGACTTCCTATGGATGAGCTGATCACTCATACTTATCCGCTGGAAGAAATCAATGAAGCACATCAGACCAACCTGGCACAGAAGGGTCTGAAGATTGCGATCATCAATAAATAAATGCTGATTCGGTAAGGAGCGAGAGATAATGGCACAAGCCGTAGGAATTCTGGAGGTTTTCGGCCTGACAGCAGCTTTTGTAGCCGCAGACGCGGGCTGTAAAGCGGCAAATGTTACGCTGGAAGTCTTCGATAAAAACAAACCTGCACATGCAGATGAGCTGCCGGTACCGCTGCTGGTTACCATCAAATACCGCGGAAGCGTGGCAGACGTTACGGCTGCGGTCGAAGCCGGTATCGAAGCGGCAAATACAATCAGCGGCGTGGTAACCTATTATGTGATTCCGAACCCGGATGATCCCGGTGTGGAAAAAATGCTGAAGATCAGCGCACTGGATAAATTTTAGTATATCTATTTTATTAGGAGGAAAATTAAAATGGCACAGGAAGCATTAGGAATGGTAGAAACAAGAGGTCTGACTGCAGCAATCGAGGCGGCAGATGCTATGACCAAGGCAGCAGAGGTATCTCTGATCGGCACTGAGAAGATCGGTTCCGGACTGGTAACTGTAATGGTACGCGGCGATGTAGGTGCAGTGAAAGCGGCAGTAGAGAGCGGAAGCGCTGCAGCCTCCAGACTGGGCGAGCTGGTAGCGACTCATGTAATCCCGAGACCTCACAATGATGTTGAGAAGATTCTGCCCCACAATTTAGATTAATCAGAGGAGCTAATGATCCATGGGAAACGCGTATGGCTTTGTTGAAATTACAGGTGTAGTAGCTGCAATGGATGCCGTGGATATCATGGGAAAAGCAGCAGACGTCCATCTGGCGTCCTGGGAGAGGAAGCTGGGCGGGAGACTTGTGACCCTGATTATTGAGGGGGATGTATCTTCCGTAAAGACGGCTGTGGATGCGGCAGTGGCCAGGGCAATTAAAAAACCTGTATGTCATGCGGTCATTGCAAATCCTCATGAGGAAATAGTTAAAATGGTTCAATTAAGCGCGAGCAGATGGAGAACAGTGGGGGATTACGCATGGCGGAAATAAAAAAGACCAAAGTCGGTAATACCGGAAAAAATGAAGAAATCAAAGAACCTGCAAAGGCATCTGCAATAGAACCTGCAGAAAAACCTGCGGAAACTGTAAAAGCAGCAGTAAAAGTTCAGGAAGAGGCTCCGGCAGCGCCGGCGGCTCAGATGGAACCGGAAGCTGCCGGGAAGAATGCAGGAACGGCAGAAAAAGCAGCAAAAACAAGTCCGGCCAGAACAGCCGAGAAGACGGCTGAGGCTGAAAAGACAACCACTCATAAGGAGGAAAGAAGAATGACACAGGAAGCATTAGGAATGGTAGAAACCAGAGGTTTAGTAGCAGCGATTGAAGCGGCAGATGCTATGTGCAAGGCTGCCAATGTAGTGCTGATCGGCACCGAGAAGATCGGTTCCGGACTGGTAACAGTTATGGTACGCGGCGATGTGGGCGCGGTTAAATCTTCCGTTGAAGCAGGCGCCAACAACGCATCCAGACTGGGTGAGCTGGTAGCAACTCATGTAATTCCGAGACCGCACTCTGATGTAGAAATGATTCTTCCGAAGCTGAAATAATAACCGGATTTGATACCGGGCAAAAGCCTGCATGACCTCCGGTCCTGCAGGCTGCTGTCCGGTTAATTAATTATTTCTGCAGAAAGAGGTGTCGATTTGGATACAAATAATATTGAACTGATTACCAAACTGGTAGTCGAAGCGATCAATAAGAGTGAGACTTCCAAACATGGGTTTCTCGTTCCGGTCGGCGTATCTGCAAGGCACGTCCATCTGACACAGGAGCATGTGGAAGTGCTGTTCGGACCAGGCTATCAGCTGACGAAGAAGAAAGACCTGATGGGAGGCCAGTTTGCTTCTAATGAGCAGGTGACTCTGGTGGGACTGAAGCTGCGCGCGATTGAGAATGTCCGCATTTTAGGGCCGGTCAGAAAAGCTTCTCAGGTAGAAGTATCTGCAACAGATGCCCTGAAGCTGGGAATCAAAGCCCCGGTCCGTGAATCGGGAGATATTGCGGGAAGCGCCCCGATTGCGCTGGTAGGTCCTAAAGGTGCGCTTTATCTGAAAGAAGGATGTATTATAGCAATGCGCCATATACACATGTCTCCTCAGGATGCGATGGCTGCAGGAGTGAATAACGGAGATGTGGTTTCTGTAAAGGCGGACAACGAGCGGGGGACTGTGTTTAATCACGTAAAGATCCGCGTGGACGACAGCTTTACGCTGGAGATGCATATCGATACGGATGAAGCGAATGCGGCTAAGATAGCACAGGGCGACACGGTAACGATTTTGAAATGATAATTGTCAGAAGGAGGAAGGCGCTGCCGGGATGGATATGTCTGGGCAGCCGTTCCGCCTGTATGACTGATATGGAGGAGAATATGATAGCAGGAAAGGTTGTAGGAAGCCTGGTTTCTACGAGAAAAAGCGAGAAGTTAATCGGTAACAAGTTTATGATTGTAGAGCCCTTGCGTCATATGCAGGCGGATACACGCCAGATTATTGCCATTGATAATATCGGCGCAGGCATCGGAGAATATGTGATTGTCGCCCAGGGCAGCGCTGCCCGGATCGGCTGTGACATGGAGGAGGCGCCGGTGGATGCGGCTATCGTCGGAATTATAGATGACGGCGGCATTCTGGAAAAAGATGATGCGGGAATGGAGTAAAGGCATGGATATCAAAGAGTTGCAGAAAATTGTGCAGGAGAGTGGTGTAGTCGGTGCCGGCGGCGCCGGATTCCCGACTTATGTAAAAATTGACGAGCGTGCCAACACTATTCTGTTAAACTGTGCGGAGTGTGAACCTCTGTTGAAGCTTCACAGGCAGCTGATGGAGAAGCATGCCTATGAGATCATGAAAACCTTTCATATGGTCGCGGAGACCGTAGGTGCAAAGGAAGCGATTATTGGAATTAAACGCTCATATACGAAAGCAGTCAAAGCTCTGGAGCAGTACATCGGGGAATTTCCCGAGATGCGTATAGCACTGCTGCAGGAAGTATATCCGATGGGCGATGAAGTGGTATTGATCTACGAGGCAACCGGAAGGGTTGTGAGACCGGGAGGGCTTCCCATAGAGGAGGGTGTCGCGGTATTCAATGTAGAGACCATGTATAATATATACAATGCTGTAGAGAATCAGAAGCCGGTGACCAGCAAGCTGGTATCAGTAGTTGCTGAAGTGGAGAAGCCGGTAACGGTGAGGGTGCCTCTGGGCTGTACCATTGAAGATGTGGTGAACCTGGCCGGCGGCACGACGGTAAAAGATCCTGTCTATTTTGTGGGCGGGCCCATGATGGGATTTATCGGAAGCGGCTCTCAGCAGATTACAAAGACGACAAATGCAGTATTGGTCCTGCCAAAGGATCACAATATTGTGATGAAGAAGCAGAGAAAAGCTTCGATAGATTTGAAACGGGCGGCGTCTATCTGCTGCCAGTGTGAGACTTGTACGGATCTGTGCCCGCGCCATGCGCTGGGGCATCCGATTACGCCCCACCTGTTCATGCGTTCTGCATCCAATAAGGATTTCCAGGATCTGAACCCGTTTTTACATACGATGTTCTGTTCCTCCTGCGGAGTGTGTGAGATGTACGCATGTCCCCAGGATCTGGCTCCCCGCTCCCTGATGGCGGATTATAAAGGGGGACTGAGGAAAAATGGCATCAAGCCGCCTCAGGCGGAGGCCAAACCGGTTGAAGCGGCCAGGGAATACCGGAAGGTTCCGGAGGAGCGCCTGATGGCGCGGCTGGGTCTGACGAAATATGATAAAGATGCCCCTCTCGACGATCAGGTAGTGAAGATGAAAGCTGTGAAAGTGCTGTTAAGTCAGCATATCGGCGCGCCGGCAGTACCTGTTGTGAAGGCGGGCGATACTGTGGCAGAGGGGCAGCTGATTGCGCAGCCTGCCAAAGGCCTGAGCGTCGGCATACATGCCTCGATCTCCGGACGGGTCAATGAAGTCACCGATAAGTACATCGGAATCGTGTGCAAGTAGAAAGGACGTGTACTGTTATGAGTAAAGCAATCGGAATGATTGAATTTAAAACTGTGGCGACTGGCATTACAGCAGCGGACACCATGGTAAAAACTTCGGAAGTTGAAATAGTAGAGGCACAGACAGTCTGTCCTGGAAAATATATTGCCATAATATCAGGAGACCTGAGCGCGGTAAAGGCGGCGGTCGAGGCTGCCAGCACAAAATACGAGCATCAGTTGATCGATAATTTTGTACTGGGCAATCCCCATGAGTCCATTTTTCCGGCAATCTACGGTTCGACCCAGGTAGAGGCTGTGAGTGCGCTGGGTATTCTGGAGACGTATGATGCCGCAGCTATTATCGAGGCGGCAGATATCGCCGCCAAAACTGCGATTGTAGATCTGATAGAGCTGCGTATCGCAAAGGGCATGTGCGGCAAATCCTATATGCTGTTAACCGGAGAGGTTTCTGCTGTGGAAGCTGCCATTGAGAAGGCGAAGAATCTGACAGGACGGAAAGGAATGTTCCTGGATTCTTCCGTAATTGCCCATCCGGACGATAAAATGATACGCGCAATTTTGTAAATACTTATTGAACATTCAGCAGGGAGGTTGTCGAATGCTGGCACTGGAACGGCGTAATTTAATATTAGAGAAGCTTCAGGATGAGAAAAGAGTCGTTGTGAGTGAGTTGAGCCAGCTCTACAGTGTATCCGAAGAGACAATCCGAAGAGATCTTGAGAAACTGGAACAGGACGGTTTT includes:
- a CDS encoding BMC domain-containing protein, producing MAQAVGILEVFGLTAAFVAADAGCKAANVTLEVFDKNKPAHADELPVPLLVTIKYRGSVADVTAAVEAGIEAANTISGVVTYYVIPNPDDPGVEKMLKISALDKF
- a CDS encoding BMC domain-containing protein — translated: MAQEALGMVETRGLTAAIEAADAMTKAAEVSLIGTEKIGSGLVTVMVRGDVGAVKAAVESGSAAASRLGELVATHVIPRPHNDVEKILPHNLD
- a CDS encoding BMC domain-containing protein; this encodes MGNAYGFVEITGVVAAMDAVDIMGKAADVHLASWERKLGGRLVTLIIEGDVSSVKTAVDAAVARAIKKPVCHAVIANPHEEIVKMVQLSASRWRTVGDYAWRK
- a CDS encoding BMC domain-containing protein, coding for MTQEALGMVETRGLVAAIEAADAMCKAANVVLIGTEKIGSGLVTVMVRGDVGAVKSSVEAGANNASRLGELVATHVIPRPHSDVEMILPKLK
- the pduL gene encoding phosphate propanoyltransferase, with translation MDTNNIELITKLVVEAINKSETSKHGFLVPVGVSARHVHLTQEHVEVLFGPGYQLTKKKDLMGGQFASNEQVTLVGLKLRAIENVRILGPVRKASQVEVSATDALKLGIKAPVRESGDIAGSAPIALVGPKGALYLKEGCIIAMRHIHMSPQDAMAAGVNNGDVVSVKADNERGTVFNHVKIRVDDSFTLEMHIDTDEANAAKIAQGDTVTILK
- a CDS encoding EutN/CcmL family microcompartment protein; the protein is MIAGKVVGSLVSTRKSEKLIGNKFMIVEPLRHMQADTRQIIAIDNIGAGIGEYVIVAQGSAARIGCDMEEAPVDAAIVGIIDDGGILEKDDAGME
- a CDS encoding 4Fe-4S dicluster domain-containing protein, whose protein sequence is MDIKELQKIVQESGVVGAGGAGFPTYVKIDERANTILLNCAECEPLLKLHRQLMEKHAYEIMKTFHMVAETVGAKEAIIGIKRSYTKAVKALEQYIGEFPEMRIALLQEVYPMGDEVVLIYEATGRVVRPGGLPIEEGVAVFNVETMYNIYNAVENQKPVTSKLVSVVAEVEKPVTVRVPLGCTIEDVVNLAGGTTVKDPVYFVGGPMMGFIGSGSQQITKTTNAVLVLPKDHNIVMKKQRKASIDLKRAASICCQCETCTDLCPRHALGHPITPHLFMRSASNKDFQDLNPFLHTMFCSSCGVCEMYACPQDLAPRSLMADYKGGLRKNGIKPPQAEAKPVEAAREYRKVPEERLMARLGLTKYDKDAPLDDQVVKMKAVKVLLSQHIGAPAVPVVKAGDTVAEGQLIAQPAKGLSVGIHASISGRVNEVTDKYIGIVCK
- a CDS encoding BMC domain-containing protein, which gives rise to MSKAIGMIEFKTVATGITAADTMVKTSEVEIVEAQTVCPGKYIAIISGDLSAVKAAVEAASTKYEHQLIDNFVLGNPHESIFPAIYGSTQVEAVSALGILETYDAAAIIEAADIAAKTAIVDLIELRIAKGMCGKSYMLLTGEVSAVEAAIEKAKNLTGRKGMFLDSSVIAHPDDKMIRAIL